The following are encoded in a window of Methylocystis rosea genomic DNA:
- the hrpB gene encoding ATP-dependent helicase HrpB, whose product MLHDRSALPIDDVLPAIRAALEASCNLVVVAPPGAGKTTRAPLALLDADWAKGGKLILLEPRRLAARAAASRMAATLGETVGETIGLRMRLESKISGRTRIEVVTEGVFARMILDDGGLEGVAGVLFDEYHERSLDADLGLALALDAQAGLREDLRLITMSATLDGARVAALMGAQTIESQGRAFAVETRYLGRDANARIEESMTRAILLALREERGSILAFLPGQGEIARVASRLAESRLPDDIDVAPLYGALDRGEQDLAIAPARPGRRKIVLATSIAETSLTIEGVRIVVDSGLARVQRFEPDLGLSRLETVRASRASVDQRRGRAGRTEPGVCYRLWDEPQTAALPAFAAPEILDADLSGLALDLAAWGVSDPGRLKWLDPPPAPAWKEAVALDRELGALDDDGRLTDMGRAMRALPLAPRLARMVVEAAGQGEAKRAAELAMLLSERGIGGADADLSHRLERLRGEKSKRAGDALRLAAQWARQAMAAAGVLPPPQPSPANAGEGVDSALHQERANRRSFASPLPRSGGGLGRGLLSDGALIALAFPDRIAKSRGARGEFLMANGRAAMLQFEDPLSRAPFLAVAELTGRAAQARILAACALTAEEVETIAGNRIETRDETVFDAASASLRRRAFRRLGAIRLSERNLAVEPSDQNARILARGVAAVGVARLPWTKTQMQRRDRVAFLRRAEGDEWPDLSDAALAASAEEWLAPFIEGRTSLADIATDDLEAALAQLLPYELSRRLDAEAPSHFETPAGSRHALDYSTENGPILAVRVQELYGLSSHPTLARGRAPLTLELLSPAHRPIQTTRDLPSFWKGSWSEVKKEMRGRYPRHLWPDDPAAAQPTTRAKPRGS is encoded by the coding sequence ATGCTGCATGATCGTTCTGCGCTGCCGATCGACGATGTGCTGCCGGCGATCCGCGCGGCGCTTGAGGCGTCGTGCAACCTTGTCGTCGTCGCCCCGCCCGGCGCCGGTAAAACCACGCGCGCGCCGCTCGCGCTGCTCGACGCCGACTGGGCCAAGGGCGGCAAGCTCATTCTATTGGAGCCGCGACGTCTCGCCGCCCGCGCGGCGGCGAGCCGCATGGCGGCGACGCTCGGCGAGACCGTTGGCGAAACGATCGGCCTGCGGATGCGCCTTGAATCGAAAATCTCGGGGCGAACGCGCATCGAGGTCGTCACCGAAGGCGTGTTTGCGCGGATGATTCTCGACGATGGGGGGCTCGAGGGCGTGGCCGGCGTGCTGTTCGACGAATATCACGAACGCTCGCTCGACGCGGATCTCGGCCTCGCGCTGGCGCTCGACGCCCAGGCAGGACTGCGGGAGGATCTGCGGCTCATCACCATGTCGGCGACGCTCGACGGCGCCCGCGTCGCCGCGCTGATGGGCGCCCAGACGATCGAGAGCCAGGGGCGCGCATTTGCCGTCGAGACGCGCTATCTCGGCCGCGACGCCAATGCGCGCATCGAAGAGTCGATGACGCGCGCGATTCTTCTGGCGCTGCGCGAAGAGCGGGGTTCGATTCTCGCGTTTCTGCCAGGGCAGGGGGAGATCGCGCGCGTCGCCTCACGCCTCGCCGAGTCGCGCCTGCCGGACGACATCGACGTCGCGCCGCTCTATGGCGCGCTCGATCGCGGCGAGCAGGACCTGGCCATCGCGCCGGCGCGGCCCGGCCGTCGCAAGATCGTGCTCGCCACGTCGATCGCGGAAACCTCGCTGACGATCGAAGGCGTGCGCATCGTCGTCGACAGCGGGCTGGCGCGCGTGCAGCGCTTCGAACCGGATCTCGGATTGTCGCGGCTCGAGACGGTGCGCGCTTCGCGCGCCAGCGTCGATCAGCGCCGCGGCCGCGCCGGCCGCACCGAGCCCGGCGTCTGCTATCGCCTGTGGGACGAGCCGCAGACGGCGGCGCTCCCGGCCTTCGCCGCGCCCGAAATTCTCGACGCCGATCTCTCCGGCCTTGCCCTTGATCTCGCGGCCTGGGGGGTGAGCGATCCGGGGCGACTCAAATGGCTCGATCCGCCGCCGGCGCCCGCCTGGAAGGAGGCGGTCGCGCTTGATCGCGAACTCGGGGCGCTCGACGACGACGGTCGGCTTACCGACATGGGCCGCGCCATGCGGGCGCTGCCGCTTGCGCCCAGATTGGCGCGAATGGTGGTCGAGGCGGCGGGTCAGGGCGAGGCGAAGCGCGCCGCCGAACTCGCCATGCTGCTCTCGGAGCGGGGGATCGGCGGCGCCGACGCCGACCTTTCGCATCGGCTCGAGCGCCTGCGCGGCGAGAAGTCGAAGCGCGCGGGCGACGCGCTGCGCCTCGCGGCGCAATGGGCGCGGCAGGCGATGGCGGCGGCAGGCGTTTTGCCCCCTCCCCAACCCTCCCCCGCTAACGCGGGAGAGGGAGTGGACTCGGCGCTTCATCAAGAGAGAGCGAATCGCCGATCGTTCGCGTCCCCTCTCCCGCGAAGCGGGGGAGGGCTGGGGAGGGGGCTGTTATCCGACGGCGCGCTGATCGCGCTCGCTTTTCCCGACCGCATCGCCAAATCGCGCGGCGCGCGCGGCGAGTTCCTGATGGCGAACGGCCGCGCCGCGATGTTGCAGTTCGAAGATCCTCTGTCACGCGCGCCATTCCTCGCCGTCGCCGAACTCACCGGCCGGGCGGCGCAGGCGCGCATCCTTGCGGCTTGTGCGCTCACCGCCGAGGAGGTTGAGACGATTGCGGGCAATCGTATCGAGACGCGCGACGAAACCGTCTTCGACGCGGCGAGCGCAAGCTTGCGGCGGCGCGCCTTCCGGCGTCTGGGGGCGATACGACTCTCCGAGCGCAATCTGGCGGTCGAGCCGTCTGACCAGAATGCGCGGATCCTTGCGCGCGGCGTGGCCGCGGTTGGCGTCGCGCGGCTGCCGTGGACGAAGACGCAAATGCAGCGGCGCGACCGGGTCGCCTTTCTGCGCCGCGCCGAGGGCGACGAGTGGCCGGACCTCTCCGACGCCGCTCTGGCGGCAAGCGCCGAAGAGTGGCTTGCGCCGTTCATTGAGGGGCGCACGTCGCTCGCGGATATTGCGACCGACGACCTCGAGGCCGCGCTCGCTCAGCTTCTCCCCTATGAGTTGTCGCGCAGGCTCGATGCGGAAGCGCCCTCGCATTTCGAGACGCCGGCCGGATCGCGCCATGCGCTCGACTACTCCACCGAGAACGGACCGATCCTCGCGGTCCGGGTGCAGGAGCTTTACGGCCTTTCGAGTCACCCGACGCTTGCGCGCGGACGCGCGCCCTTAACCCTCGAACTGCTTTCGCCGGCGCATCGGCCGATACAGACGACCCGAGATTTGCCGAGCTTTTGGAAAGGCTCCTGGAGCGAGGTGAAGAAGGAGATGAGAGGGCGCTATCCGCGCCATCTCTGGCCGGATGATCCGGCGGCCGCGCAGCCGACGACGCGCGCCAAGCCGCGGGGCTCGTGA